A part of Mesoplodon densirostris isolate mMesDen1 chromosome 10, mMesDen1 primary haplotype, whole genome shotgun sequence genomic DNA contains:
- the STAB1 gene encoding stabilin-1 isoform X6: MAGPRDHLLLCLLALCLAGFSFIGGQKVQSRRCDIKTKFVTHIPCTPCPAIKKRVCPSGWLREFPEKISQDCRYEVQLGDSLLSVSGCSLECWKDVVQKACCPGYWGSQCYECPGGAETPCNSHGTCLDGIDRNGTCVCQENFSGSACQECRDPNRFGPDCQSVCSCVHGVCRHGPLGDGSCLCFAGFTGPHCDQELPACQALNCPQNSQCSAEAPTCRCLPGHTQQGSECLAPDPCQPSPCSPVAQCSVSPRGQAQCRCPENYHGDGTVCLPQDPCTINNGGCPSNSTLCLYKRPGQASCSCKPGLVSTNHNASAGCFAYCFPHSCDRSATCQVTPDGKTSCVCKDGEVGDGRACYGHLLHEVQKASQTNMLLRLRVAFAMLDQGCREILSTSGPFTVLAPSISSRTMNASLAQQLCRQHIIAGQHMLEESGTQPTHRWWTLAGQEITVTFSRFRKYTYKYKDQPQQTFTIHKANYPAANGIFHVVTALRWQLPPELPEDPKRTIGQILASTEAFTRFETILENCGLPSFLDGPGPFTVFAPSNEAVDGLRDGRLVYLFTAGLSKLQELVRYHVYSHGQLTVEKLISKGRVLTMANQVLAVNISEEGRILLGPEGVPLRRVDVLAANGVIHMLEGILLPPTILPILPKLCNEEQHKVVAGSCVDCQALNTSMCPPNSVKLDISPEECVYIHDPTGLNVLKKGCAHYCNQTILKPGCCKGFFGPDCVQCPGGFSNPCYGKGNCSDGVQGSGACLCFPDYKGIACHICSNPNKHGDQCQEDCGCVHGLCDNRPGSGGVCQRGTCAPGFSGRFCNESTGNCGPTEQAQQCHPHARCINQGDIARCLCLDGFEGDGFSCTPSNPCSRPDRGGCSENAKCVPGAPGTHHCTCHKGWSGDGRVCVAIDECELDVRGGCHADALCSYVGPGQSQCTCKLGFAGDGYVCSPIDPCRAGNGGCHDLATCRAVGGGQRVCTCPPGYGGDGFSCYGDIFQELEANAHFSIFYQWIKGAGVTLPADSRVTALVPSESAIRRLSPEDQAFWLQPRMLPQLVRAHFLQGALSEEELARLDRQSVATLSPTARWEIHNISGRVWVQNASVDVADLLATNGVLHVLSQVLLPPRGDVLGGQGLLQQLDSVPAFRLFRELLQRHRLVPQIEAATAYTIFVPTNHSLEAQANSSGLDLDVVRHHVILGEALSTEALRRGGHRNSLLGPAHWLVFYNHSGQPEVNHVPLEGPVLEAPGRSLFGLSGVLTVGSSRCLHSHAEALREKCVNCTRKFRCTQGYQLEDTPKKSCVYRSGYSFSWGCSYTCAKKIQVPDCCPGFFGTLCEPCPGGLGGVCSGHGQCQDRLLGSGECRCHEGFHGTACEMCELGRYGPNCTGVCDCAHGLCQEGLRGDGSCVCNVGWQGLRCDQKITGPQCPQKCDPNANCVQDSAAAPACVCAAGYSGNGIYCAVVDPCAHDHGGCSPHANCTNVAPGQRTCTCLDGYTGDGELCQEVNSCLIHHGGCHMHAECIPTGPQQVSCSCREGYSGDGIRTCVLLDPCSQNNGGCSPYAVCRSTGDGQRTCTCDAVHTVGDGFTCRARVGLELLRDKHASFFSLHLLEYKELKGDGPFTIFVPHADLMTNLSQDELARIRANRQLVFRYHVAGCRQLRSQELLEEGYATTLSGHPLRFSEREGSIYINDFARVVSSDHEAVNGVLHFIDRVLLPPEVLHWEPDAAPVLRRNFTAAAESFGYKIFSGLVTMAGLLPLLRDSFHRPFTMLWPTDSALQALPPDRQVWLYHKDHRDKLAAIVRGHVIRNVEALASDLPNLGPLRTMHGTPISFSCSRARPGELTVGEEDARIVQRHLPFEGGLAYGIDQLLEPPGLGARCDRFETRPLWLKVCSICGLEPPCPEGSQEQGSPEACWRYFSKFWTSPPLHSSALRSVWARPSHWGQPQGLGRGCYRNCVTTTWKPSCCPGHYGSECRACPGGASSPCNGHGTCMDGMSGSGNCRCRSRFAGTACELCAPGAFGPLCQACNCTSHGHCDEGLGGSGSCFCDEGWTGPHCEVHLELQPVCAPPCAPQAVCRAGHSCECSLGYEGDGRTCTVVDLCQDGRGGCSEYANCSQVGTVVTCTCLPDYEGDGWSCRARNPCEDGHRGGCSEHADCLNTGPNTRRCVCHAGYVGDGLQCLEEPEPPVDRCLDQPPPCHVDAVCTDLHFQEKRAGVFHLQAPSGPYSLNFSQAEAACGAQGAVLASLPQLSAAQQLGLHLCLVGWLANGSAAHPVVFPAADCGDGQVGVVSLGARENLSERWDAYCYRMQDVACQCRDGFVGDGASVCNGKLLDVLATTANFSTFYGMLLGYANATPRGLDFLDFLDDELTYKTLFVPVNEGFMDNLTLSGPDLELHASNTTFLSTNASQGTLLPAHSGLSLIISDMGPDNSSRAPVVPGAVVVSHVIVWDIVAFNGIIHTLASPLLAPLQPRAVVAPEAPPVAAGAGAVVATGALLGLAAGALYLRARSRSAGFGFSAFQAEDDAADDFSPWQEGTSPTLVSVPNPVFGSHDAFCEPFDDSLLEDDFPDTQRILEVK; this comes from the exons GTACAGTCCAGACGCTGCGACATAAAGACCAAGTTTGTCACTCACATACCCTGCACCCCGTGCCCTGCCATCAAGAAGCGGGTGTGTCCCTCGGGCTGGCTTCGGGAGTTCCCGGAGAAGATCTCACAGGACTGCCG ATACGAGGTCCAGCTGGGGGACTCTTTGTTGTCTGTGAGCGGCTGCAGCCTGGAGTGCTGGAAGGACGTGGTGCAGAAGGCCTGCTGCCCTGGCTACTGGGGGTCCCAGTGCTATG AGTGCCCTGGGGGTGCTGAGACCCCATGCAACAGCCACGGGACCTGCCTGGATGGCATAGACAGGAACGGGACCTGCGTGTGCCAG GAAAACTTCAGTGGCTCAGCCTGCCAGGAGTGTAGAGACCCCAACCGGTTCGGCCCTGACTGCCAGTCAG TCTGCAGCTGTGTGCATGGCGTGTGCCGCCATGGGCCACTCGGGGATGGAAGCTGCCTGTGCTTTGCTGGATTCACTGGACCCCACTGTGACCAAG AGCTCCCCGCCTGCCAGGCCCTGAACTGTCCTCAGAACTCCCAGTGCTCTGCAGAGGCCCCTACCTGCCGCTGCCTGCCTGGCCACACCCAGCAGGGCAGCGAATGCCTAG CCCCTGACCCCTGCCAGCCGTCACCCTGCTCCCCAGTTGCCCAGTGCTCCGTGAGCCCCAGGGGGCAGGCACAGTGTCGCTGCCCTGAGAACTACCATGGGGACGGAACGGTGTGTCTGCCCCAGGACCCATGCACCATCAACAACGGCGGCTGCCCCAGCAACTCCACCTTATGTCTGTACAAGAGGCCAGGCCAG GCCTCCTGCTCATGTAAGCCAGGCCTGGTCAGCACCAACCACAATGCCTCCGCGGGCTGCTTCGCCTACTGCTTCCCCCACTCCTGTGACCGGTCAGCCACCTGCCAGGTGACCCCTGATGGAAAGACCAG CTGTGTGTGCAAGGACGGCGAGGTGGGAGATGGGCGTGCCTGCTACGGACACCTGCTCCACGAGGTGCAGAAGGCCAGCCAGACGAACATGTTACTGCGGCTGAGAGTCGCCTTTGCCATGCTGG accagggctgccGGGAGATCCTCAGCACGTCGGGCCCATTCACCGTGCTGGCACCGTCCATATCCTCCAGGACCATGAAC GCATCCCTTGCCCAGCAGCTCTGCAGACAGCACATCATCGCAGGGCAGCACATGCTGGAGGAGTCAGGGACCCAGCCTACACACAGGTGGTGGACGCTGGCTGGACAGGAGATCACCGTCACTTTCAGCCGCTTCAGG AAATACACCTACAAGTACAAAGACCAGCCCCAGCAGACATTCACCATCCACAAGGCCAACTACCCAGCAGCCAATGGCATCTTCCACGTGGTCACTGCCCTGCGGTGGCAGCTCCCACCAGAGCTCCCTGAGGACCCCAAG AGAACCATCGGCCAGATCCTTGCCTCCACTGAGGCCTTCACCCGGTTTGAAACCATCCTGGAG AACTGTGGGCTGCCCTCCTTCCTGGATGGCCCTGGGCCCTTCACAGTCTTTGCCCCCAGCAATGAGGCAGTGGATGGCTTGCGGGACGGCCGCCTGGTCTACCTCTTCACAGCG GGTCTCTCCAAACTGCAGGAGCTGGTGAGGTACCATGTCTATAGCCACGGCCAG CTGACTGTTGAGAAGCTCATCTCCAAGGGCCGGGTCCTCACCATGGCAAACCAGGTCCTGGCTGTGAATATCTCGGAGGAG GGGCGCATCCTGCTGGGACCTGAGGGGGTCCCCCTACGGAGAGTGGACGTGCTGGCTGCCAACGGCGTCATCCACATGCTGGAGGGCATCCTGCTGCCCCCGACCATCCTGCCCATCCTGCCCAAgctctgcaacgaagagcagcacAAGGTCGTGGCG GGCTCCTGTGTGGACTGCCAAGCCCTGAACACCAGCATGTGCCCCCCCAACAGCGTGAAACTG GACATCTCCCCTGAGGAGTGTGTCTACATCCATGACCCTACTGGGCTGAACGTCCTGAAGAAGGGCTGCGCCCACTACTGCAACCAGACCATCCTG AAACCTGGCTGCTGCAAAGGGTTTTTTGGGCCTGACTGTGTGCAGTGTCCTGGGGGCTTCTCCAACCCCTGCTATGGCAAAGGCAAC tGCAGTGATGGGGTCCAGGGCAGTGGGGCCTGCCTCTGCTTCCCAGACTACAAGGGCATCGCCTGCCACATCTGCTCCAACCCAAACAAGCATGGAGACCAGTGCCAGGAAG ACTGCGGCTGTGTCCACGGTCTGTGTGACAACCGTCCGGGCAGTGGGGGTGTGTGCCAGCGTGGCACATGTGCCCCAGGCTTCAGTGGCCGCTTCTGCAACGAGTCCACAGGGAACTGTGGGCCCACAGAACAGGCCCAGCAGTGCCACCCGCATGCCCGCTGCATTAACCAGGGGGATATTGCCAG gtgtcTCTGTCTCGATGGCTTTGAGGGTGACGGCTTCTCCTGCACACCCAGCAACCCCTGCTCTCGCCCAGACCGTGGCGGATGCTCAGAGAAT GCTAAGTGTGTCCCTGGGGCCCCAGGCACCCACCACTGcacgtgccacaagggctggagCGGGGACGGTCGTGTCTGCGTGGCCATCGACGAGTGTGAGCTGGATGTACGAGGCGGCTGCCACGCTGACGCCCTCTGCAGCTATGTGGGACCCGGGCAG AGCCAGTGCACCTGCAAGCTGGGATTCGCGGGGGACGGCTACGTGTGCAGTCCCATTGACCCCTGCCGGGCAGGCAACGGTGGCTGCCATGATCTG GCCACCTGCCGGGCAGTGGGAGGAGGTCAGCGGGTCTGCACATGCCCCCCTGGCTATGGGGGTGATGGCTTCAGCTGCTACGGAGACATCTTCCAG gAGCTGGAGGCAAATGCCCACTTCTCCATCTTCTACCAGTGGATCAAG GGGGCCGGCGTCACTCTTCCTGCTGACAGCCGAGTCACAGCCCTGGTGCCCTCAGAGTCTGCCATCCGTAGGCTGAGCCCTGAGGACCAGGCCTTCTGGCTGCAGCCGAGGATGCTACCGCAACTGGTCAG GGCCCATTTTCTCCAGGGCGCCCTGTCTGAGGAGGAGCTGGCCCGGCTGGACAGGCAGAGTGTAGCCACCCTGAGCCCCACTGCACGCTGGGAGATTCACAACATCAGTGGG AGGGTCTGGGTGCAGAATGCTAGTGTGGACGTGGCTGACCTCCTTGCCACCAATGGTGTCCTACATGTCCTCAGTCAG GTCTTACTGCCTCCGAGAGGGGATGTGCTGGGGGGGCAGGGGTTGCTGCAGCAGCTGGACTCAGTGCCTGCCTTCCGCCTCTTCCGGGAGCTGCTGCAG CGCCACAGGCTGGTACCCCAGATTGAGGCTGCCACTGCCTACACCATCTTCGTGCCAACCAACCACTCTCTGGAGGCCCAGGCCAACAGCAGCGGCCTG gACTTGGACGTAGTGCGACACCATGTGATCCTGGGGGAGGCGCTTTCCACAGAGGCCCTGCGCAGGGGCGGACACCGCAACTCCCTCCTGGGCCCCGCACACTGGCTTGTCTTCTACAACCATAGCGGCCAg CCCGAGGTGAACCATGTGCCGCTGGAAGGCCCTGTGCTGGAGGCCCCTGGCCGCTCACTGTTTGGCCTGTCCGGGGTCCTGACGGTGGGCTCAAGCCGCTGCCTGCACAGCCACGCAGAGGCCCTGCGG GAGAAATGTGTAAATTGCACCCGGAAATTCCGCTGCACTCAAGGCTACCAGCTGGAG GACACCCCCAAGAAGAGCTGTGTCTACCGGTCTGGCTACTCCTTCTCCTGGGGCTGTTCTTACACGTGTGCCAAGAAGATCCAG GTGCCTGACTGCTGCCCTGGCTTCTTCGGCACACTGTGTGAGCCGTGCCCGGGGGGTCTGGGTGGTGTGTGCTCGGGCCACGGGCAGTGTCAGGACAGGCTCCTGGGCAGTGGGGAGTGCCGCTGCCACGAGGGCTTCCACGGAACGGCCTGTGAGATGTGTGAGCTGGGCCGCTACGGGCCCAACTGCACTGGAG TGTGTGACTGTGCCCACGGGCTGTGCCAGGAGGGGCTCCGAGGGGACGGAAGCTGTGTCTGTAACGTGGGTTGGCAGGGCCTCCGCTGTGACCAGA AAATCACTGGCCCTCAGTGCCCACAGAAGTGTGACCCCAATGCCAA CTGCGTCCAGGACTCGGCTGCAGCCCCTGCCTGCGTCTGTGCCGCGGGGTACTCGGGCAACGGCATCTACTGTGCAG TGGTGGACCCTTGTGCCCATGACCACGGGGGCTGCTCCCCCCACGCCAACTGCACCAATGTGGCACCTGGTCAGCGGACATGCACCTGCCTGGATGGCTACACGGGTGATGGGGAGCTGTGCCAGG AAGTTAACAGCTGTCTCATCCACCACGGGGGCTGCCACATGCACGCCGAATGTATCCCCACAGGCCCCCAGCAG GTCTCCTGCAGCTGCCGCGAGGGTTACAGTGGGGACGGCATCCGGACTTGTGTGCTCCTGGACCCCTGCTCCCAG AACAATGGAGGCTGCAGCCCCTATGCTGTGTGCAGAAGCACAGGGGATGGCCAGAGGACGTGTACCTGCGATGCAGTCCACACCGTGGGTGATGGCTTCACCTGCCGTGCCCGAGTCGGCCTG GAGCTCCTTCGGGACAAGCATGCTTCATTCTTCAGCCTCCATCTCCTG gaatacaaggagcTCAAGGGGGATGGGCCTTTCACAATCTTTGTGCCACATGCAGATCTAATGACCAACCTGTCGCAG GATGAGCTGGCCCGGATTCGTGCCAATCGCCAGCTTGTGTTCCGCTATCACGTGGCTGGTTGCCGGCAGCTGCGAAGCCAGGAGCTGCTAGAGGAGGGCTATGCCACCACACTCTCTGGGCACCCGCTGCGCTTCAGTGAGAGGGAG ggcagcATATACATCAATGACTTTGCGCGCGTGGTGAGCAGCGACCACGAGGCTGTGAACGGCGTCTTGCATTTCATCGACCGTGTCCTGCTGCCACCTGAAGTGCTGCACTGGGAGCCTGACGCTGCCCCAGTTCTGCGG AGAAACTTCACCGCCGCCGCGGAGAGCTTCGGTTACAAGATCTTCAGTGGCCTTGTGACG ATGGCTGGCCTGCTGCCCCTGCTTCGAGACTCATTCCATAGGCCCTTCACAATGCTGTGGCCCACAGACTCCGCCCTGCAAGCCTTGCCTCCCGATCGCCAGGTCTGGCTATACCATAAAGACCACCGTGACAAGCTGGCAGCCATTGTGCGGGGCCACGTGATCCGCAACGTCGAG GCCTTGGCATCTGACCTGCCCAACCTGGGCCCACTGCGCACCATGCATGGGACCCCCATCTCCTTCTCCTGCAGCCGTGCCCGGCCG GGTGAGCTCACGGTGGGAGAGGAGGATGCCCGGATTGTGCAGCGACACCTGCCCTTTGAGGGGGGCCTGGCCTACGGCATTGACCAGCTGCTGGAGCCACCTGGCCTTGGTGCCCGGTGTGACCGCTTTGAGACTCGGCCTCTGTGGCTG AAGGTTTGCAGCATTTGTGGGCTGGAACCACCCTGTCCTGAGGGCTCACAGGAGCAG GGCAGCCCTGAGGCCTGCTGGCGCTACTTCTCAAAGTTCTGGACGTCCCCTCCGCTGCACTCCTCGGCACTGCGCAGTGTCTGGGCCCGGCCCAGCCACTGGGGTCAGCCCCAAGGCCTGGGCAGGGGCTGCTACCGCAACTGTGTTACCACCACCTGGAAGCCCAGCTGCTGCCCTGGTCACTATGGCAGTGAGTGCCGAG CTTGCCCTGGGGGTGCCAGCAGCCCCTGTAATGGCCATGGCACGTGCATGGACGGCATGAGTGGCAGCGGGAACTGTAGGTGCCGTTCGAGGTTTGCCGGGACGGCATGTGAACTCTGTGCCCCGGGTGCCTTTGGGCCCCTTTGCCAAG cctgcaaCTGTACCTCCCATGGCCACTGCGATGAGGGCCTGGGGGGCTCTGGCTCCTGCTTCTGTGATGAGGGTTGGACTGGGCCACACTGTGAGGTGCACCTGG AGCTGCAGCCTGTGTGTGCCCCACCCTGCGCACCCCAGGCCGTGTGCCGCGCTGGCCAcagctgtgagtgcagcctgggCTACGAAGGAGATGGCCGCACGTGCACAG TGGTAGACCTGTGCCAGGATGGGCGTGGCGGCTGCAGTGAATATGCCAACTGCAGCCAGGTAGGCACAGTGGTCACCTGCACCTGCCTGCCCGACTACGAGGGTGACGGCTGGAGCTGCCGGGCCCGCAACCCCTGTGAGGATGGCCACCGCGGGGGCTGCAGCGAGCACGCTGACTGCCTGAACACTGGACCG AACACACGGCGCTGTGTGTGCCACGCCGGCTACGTGGGCGATGGACTGCAGTGTCTGGAGGAGCCTGAGCCGCCCGTGGACCGCTGCCTGGACCAGCCACCACCCTGTCACGTGGATGCCGTGTGCACTGACCTGCACTTCCAGG AAAAACGAGCCGGTGTCTTCCACCTGCAGGCCCCCAGTGGCCCCTATAGCCTGAATTTCTCACAGGCCGAGGCAGCCTGTGGGGCCCAAGGAGCTGTGCTTGCTTCTCTCCCTCAGCTCTCTGCTGCTCAGCAG CTGGGCCTCCACCTCTGCCTTGTGGGCTGGCTGGCCAATGGCTCGGCTGCCCATCCCGTCGTTTTCCCGGCAGCAGACTGTGGCGATGGTCAGGTGGGCGTGGTCAGTCTGGGTGCGCGGGAGAACCTGTCGGAGCGCTGGGATGCCTACTGCTACCGCATGCAAG ACGTGGCCTGCCAATGCCGCGATGGCTTCGTGGGTGATGGGGCCAGCGTGTGCAATGGGAAGCTGCTTGATGTACTGGCCACCACTGCCAACTTCTCCACCTTCTACGGG ATGCTACTGGGCTATGCCAATGCCACCCCGAGGGGTCTCGACTTCCTGGACTTCCTGGACGACGAGCTCACCTACAAGACACTCTTCGTCCCTGTCAACGAAGGCTTTATGGACAACCTG ACACTGAGCGGCCCAGACCTGGAGCTACACGCCTCCAATACCACCTTCCTGAGCACCAACGCCAGCCAGGGTACCTTGCTTCCCGCCCACTCGGGCCTCAGCCTCATCATCAGTGACATGGGCCCTGACAACAGTTCTCGGGCCCCTGTG GTCCCAGGGGCAGTTGTGGTTAGCCACGTCATCGTGTGGGACATCGTGGCCTTCAACGGCATCATCCACACTCTGGCCAGCCCCCTCCTCGCACCCCTGCAGCCC CGGGCAGTGGTGGCCCCGGAGGCCCCACCTGTGGCAGCAGGCGCGGGGGCGGTGGTAGCTACTGGAGCGCTCCTTGGCCTCGCGGCCGGAGCCCTCTACCTTCGTGCCCGAAGCAGATCCGCAGGCTTTGGCTTCTCTGCCTTCCAG GCGGAAGATGACGCTGCTGATGACTTCTCCCCATGGCAGGAAGGGACGAGCCCAACCCTGGTCTCTGTCCCCAACCCGGTCTTTGGTAGCCATGATGCCTTTTGTGAGCCCTTTGAC GACTCACTCCTGGAAGACGACTTCCCTGACACCCAGAGGATCCTCGAGGTCAAGTGA